ACATAGGGGTCGCTATGGGAATCAGCGGCACAGATGTGAGCAAAGAGTCTGCGGATATGGTATTGTTGGACGATCGTTTTGGGACGATCGTCAGTGCCATAAAGGAGGGTCGAAGAATTTATGACAACATACGCAAGTTTGTCAGATATATCATGACCTGCAACAGTGCTGAAATCTGGACCCTGTTTTTGGCTCCGTTTGTTGGCTTGCCAATCCCACTGCTACCGGTACATATCTTATGGATTAATCTGGTCACCGATGGTTTGCCAGGACTTGCACTTGCCGGAGAAAGAGCAGAAAAGGATATCATGTCAAGACCTCCAAGACCCGCAACAGAAAGTTTATTTGCACAGGGGATAGGCTTACATATCGTTTGGGTCGGCATTCTGATGGCTGGTTTAACCCTTGGTGTTCAGGCCTGGTCGGTGCATCAAAAAATGGAGAACTGGCAGACCATGGTTTTTACCGTGTTGGCATTTTTACAACTGGCACATGCCTTATCGATCCGAGGAGAGCGAACCTATCTTTTCAAACAGGGTATATTTACAAACAAATGGATGATCATTGCGATTCTTTTCACCTTTTTATTACAGTTGATGGTGATCTACCACCCTTTCATGAATCGCATTTTTAAAACGCAACCACTTGATTTGAATCAATTGCTGATTTGCATTGGGGTGGCTGCAGTTTTGTTTCACGCTGTTGAAATTGAAAAGTGGATTAAGTATTTGATCCGAAAAAGAAATCATTCAATGTAAGTATCGATACTTTTATAAAGTTATGAAAGAAAACTCAAGTAAATTATTTCTACATGGAGCATTGGGCGCTGCCATTCAATTCGAAAAGCTGAAAAACATGTATCAGGATGAACAGCTGCCTTTGTTGCTGGATTTTATAGGTCATGGTCAAAATGAAAAGCTTACTGGAAATCTGAACGTTGAATGGTTGTCTGAGCAGTTGGTGACATTCATCGAAAAACAAGGAATAAGCAGACCCAATATTTTTGGTTATAGTCTTGGAGGTTATGTGGCAGTTTATACTGCTTCTAGGTTTCCCGATTTAATTGGTAAAATTGTTACCCTGGGAACAAAATTTGCATGGAGTCCTCAAGTAGTGAATCAGCAATTTGGTTTTTTGGATTCCGAAAAAATCAAAGCAGAAATGCCCGCTTTTGCTACAGGATTAAAAGAGCTGCATGGAGATAAATGGGAAATTTTAACCCAACAAACTTTTGGTTTGGTCCATAGTTTGGGAAATCATCCATTGATCGATGCGCCTTGTCTTTCTAAAATTCAAATTCCGGTCTTTATCATGCGAGGGGAAAAAGACAAAATGGTAAGTGAGGAAGAAAGCATC
This window of the Saprospiraceae bacterium genome carries:
- a CDS encoding alpha/beta hydrolase yields the protein MKENSSKLFLHGALGAAIQFEKLKNMYQDEQLPLLLDFIGHGQNEKLTGNLNVEWLSEQLVTFIEKQGISRPNIFGYSLGGYVAVYTASRFPDLIGKIVTLGTKFAWSPQVVNQQFGFLDSEKIKAEMPAFATGLKELHGDKWEILTQQTFGLVHSLGNHPLIDAPCLSKIQIPVFIMRGEKDKMVSEEESIDTADQILLGKYICLPNTPHPLEKVDLQMLYEKIQELFHH